A portion of the Corallococcus silvisoli genome contains these proteins:
- a CDS encoding polysaccharide pyruvyl transferase family protein: protein MLKFGLSCFRNTRNLGDEVQSLAARQFLPRVDHLLDRDFLADFVPEDGAAVALILNGWFAHRAENWPPVENIIPLPVSMHLSSFPGWGNAGISAELFFLHPQAREYLRKWGPVGARDLHTLQLLKKADVPAYFSGCLTLTLKRQPGREREDFIAAVDVSDEIVEALQKRTDRPIRRLTHDDAVTLDVAKRFAKAEGLLDTYQRAHSVVTTRLHCALPCLAFETPVLLIDQSPDQTRFAGLHQLLRHCAPQQFMTGSGIPFDFQNPEPNDLDYLKLRNELTARVQQFITGVSSGNLTPDTLSDGGTLLARYNTLWAFYTELRKSRDVATLELEQTKRELEKARHECQEQARLLERLTQELDTSRIR, encoded by the coding sequence GTGCTCAAGTTCGGCCTGTCCTGCTTTCGAAACACCCGCAATCTGGGGGATGAGGTCCAGAGCCTCGCGGCTCGCCAGTTCCTACCGCGCGTTGACCACCTCCTCGACCGCGACTTCCTCGCCGACTTCGTGCCCGAGGACGGCGCGGCCGTCGCGTTGATCCTCAACGGCTGGTTCGCCCACCGCGCCGAGAACTGGCCCCCAGTCGAGAACATCATCCCCCTCCCCGTCTCCATGCACCTCTCCTCCTTCCCTGGCTGGGGGAACGCGGGGATTTCCGCGGAGCTGTTCTTCCTGCACCCCCAGGCCCGCGAGTACCTCCGGAAGTGGGGGCCCGTTGGCGCGCGGGACCTGCATACCCTCCAGCTCCTGAAGAAGGCCGACGTGCCCGCGTACTTCTCCGGCTGTTTGACGCTCACCTTGAAGCGTCAGCCGGGCCGTGAACGGGAGGATTTCATCGCGGCCGTCGACGTGTCCGACGAAATCGTCGAGGCCCTCCAGAAGAGAACGGACCGGCCAATCCGCAGGCTCACCCACGACGATGCGGTCACCCTTGATGTAGCCAAGCGTTTCGCCAAGGCCGAAGGACTGCTGGACACCTACCAGCGCGCGCACAGCGTCGTGACCACCCGCCTGCACTGCGCCCTGCCCTGTCTCGCCTTTGAAACCCCGGTCCTGCTGATCGACCAGAGTCCGGACCAGACCCGGTTCGCGGGCCTCCATCAGCTGCTCCGGCATTGCGCCCCACAGCAGTTCATGACGGGAAGCGGGATTCCCTTCGACTTCCAGAACCCCGAACCCAATGACCTGGATTACCTGAAGCTCCGCAACGAGCTGACCGCCAGGGTCCAACAGTTCATCACGGGGGTGTCCTCCGGCAACCTCACCCCGGACACGCTCTCGGATGGCGGCACCTTGCTCGCCCGGTACAACACGCTCTGGGCTTTCTACACGGAGCTTCGCAAGTCCCGTGACGTGGCCACGCTCGAGCTTGAGCAGACAAAGCGGGAGCTCGAAAAAGCCAGGCACGAGTGCCAGGAGCAGGCCCGCTTGCTCGAGCGCCTCACCCAAGAGCTGGACACGAGCAGAATCCGCTGA
- a CDS encoding site-specific integrase, whose product MALDAASEREALAELALWERNPDGYRTRRQSAADDAPVRIDEEALSGLMAHLTEKGRSKDYRRDVRNYLAAWAEALGGRDLRKVQLRELRKYLADWKTARKGRIIALKTLTAWLREDDQLKPSEDPTLELKVPPSIAEKGRRKKGYPMAVVESFYSAIKSQSVRDVLCLRAKTGMHDSEIARIASGDGELRDVNDPCGIRGTACFRHKNGRVHVVSLDAQAFIAAQRLQARKKSPSRSTVHECLGATAARLTKRSPEGSVAPIHPGELRHCFATWSSECGRVVKPTSGGVALEMVAAVMGHLSTRTTKLFYEGVQVPPMIVFPLRLVHPEDPVVVIPEAQQAARRGRPRGRLGVQLPGARSAPPGVGRAREEATQAARRTARM is encoded by the coding sequence GTGGCCCTCGATGCCGCCAGCGAGCGTGAGGCCCTGGCGGAGTTGGCTCTCTGGGAACGCAACCCGGACGGCTATCGCACGCGACGACAGTCGGCGGCTGACGATGCGCCGGTTCGGATCGATGAGGAGGCCTTGTCCGGCCTGATGGCGCATCTTACCGAGAAGGGACGCAGCAAGGACTACCGGCGTGACGTTCGGAACTACCTCGCGGCGTGGGCCGAAGCCCTTGGTGGGCGGGACCTGCGGAAGGTCCAGCTTCGAGAGCTGCGCAAGTACCTCGCCGACTGGAAGACAGCTCGCAAGGGCCGAATCATCGCGTTGAAGACGCTGACTGCGTGGCTCCGTGAGGATGACCAGCTCAAGCCGTCCGAGGACCCGACGCTGGAACTCAAGGTGCCGCCCTCCATTGCGGAGAAGGGTCGGAGGAAAAAAGGCTACCCGATGGCCGTGGTTGAGAGTTTCTACTCCGCTATCAAGAGCCAGTCCGTCCGAGACGTGTTGTGCCTGCGTGCGAAGACGGGCATGCACGACTCGGAGATTGCGCGGATAGCCTCGGGTGATGGGGAACTACGTGATGTGAACGACCCATGCGGCATCCGGGGGACTGCTTGCTTCCGTCATAAGAATGGGCGTGTACACGTTGTCAGCTTGGATGCGCAGGCGTTCATTGCAGCGCAGCGACTCCAGGCCCGGAAGAAGTCTCCGAGCCGAAGCACCGTTCATGAGTGTCTCGGGGCAACGGCTGCCCGACTCACGAAGCGCTCTCCGGAGGGGAGCGTCGCGCCCATTCACCCTGGCGAGCTGCGACACTGCTTCGCGACGTGGTCCTCGGAGTGCGGTCGGGTAGTGAAGCCCACTTCGGGTGGCGTTGCCCTGGAGATGGTCGCCGCCGTCATGGGGCACCTGAGCACTCGGACGACCAAGTTGTTCTACGAGGGAGTCCAAGTGCCTCCGATGATTGTGTTCCCGCTTCGGCTGGTTCATCCCGAGGACCCCGTCGTGGTCATTCCGGAGGCCCAGCAGGCCGCCCGGCGTGGCCGTCCAAGGGGACGGCTCGGAGTACAGCTGCCCGGTGCTCGGAGCGCACCGCCCGGCGTCGGGCGGGCTCGGGAGGAGGCGACCCAAGCCGCAAGACGGACAGCACGGATGTAG
- a CDS encoding DUF4238 domain-containing protein — protein sequence MTEPRKHHVVPKFYLKRFSDKKERLTMVSRDQKIRTPPTIAEKACRELDFYAITSGGRRSQEVEGFLDKYIESPAANAIKSILKDKFPPPPQIRREISMFVAFQALRGHDFRRATQHLVDSMHEAIQSRLSQMQRPDAPSTPTLITNPESSIPIKLADKPSPQEIKLESILAMIKIAPGLANIISARKWFVFDHAEACLLTSDAPVVYWSAPTAERDYGYSLATSDYIALPLDTRHSLVMAYESQADEQVLSFGVSKGPELARGINALVAANASRWILHHPDIRPLDGLVLPPKEPPLHIG from the coding sequence ATGACCGAACCCCGCAAGCACCATGTTGTTCCCAAATTTTATCTCAAGCGCTTTTCAGACAAAAAAGAACGACTCACAATGGTCTCCCGAGATCAAAAGATACGCACACCGCCAACGATAGCAGAAAAGGCATGTAGAGAGCTTGACTTCTACGCCATAACATCAGGCGGACGCCGAAGCCAAGAGGTTGAGGGCTTTCTCGACAAGTACATCGAGAGCCCGGCAGCAAATGCAATCAAATCAATTCTTAAAGACAAATTCCCTCCGCCACCTCAAATTCGGCGAGAGATCTCAATGTTCGTCGCATTCCAGGCGCTACGCGGACATGATTTTCGAAGAGCTACCCAGCACCTAGTTGACTCCATGCATGAGGCCATCCAGAGCAGGCTCAGTCAAATGCAAAGGCCGGACGCCCCATCAACACCAACACTCATCACCAATCCAGAATCATCCATCCCAATAAAACTAGCCGATAAACCTTCGCCACAGGAAATCAAGCTGGAGTCGATTCTCGCAATGATCAAGATAGCCCCAGGCCTTGCCAACATAATTTCCGCAAGAAAATGGTTCGTCTTCGACCACGCCGAGGCATGCCTTCTTACTTCTGACGCTCCAGTAGTCTACTGGTCTGCTCCGACAGCCGAAAGAGACTACGGATACAGCCTAGCAACATCAGACTACATCGCCTTGCCCTTGGATACTCGCCACAGCTTGGTGATGGCATATGAATCTCAGGCCGACGAACAAGTCTTGAGTTTCGGAGTCAGCAAAGGGCCGGAACTGGCGCGAGGAATAAACGCCCTAGTTGCTGCAAATGCATCCAGGTGGATCCTTCACCATCCGGACATCAGGCCTCTAGATGGTCTAGTCCTCCCACCGAAAGAACCACCGCTCCATATTGGTTAG
- a CDS encoding DNA polymerase, with protein sequence MPTSLFSFDTETHLIQPGLLAPPLVCASIAHAAPGSERLLSAAQTRDWFRAVLSSPDVHLTGANLAYDLGVMCADDARLVDAVFDAADAGRLHDVAIREALLDIARGLHGVDPETGRPLDDDEGARYPLALLVKRHLGLDISVEKKAPDAWRLRYAQLDGVPLEEWPLAAVDYPKRDARFTLDVHHAQERAATDIPNGGNLHAEGHQVRAALALHFASLWGLRTHGGRVAELRQRVEAEWSANRARFLAAGIFRPDGTKDSKRLSALVSAAYSGLPPVTSPTERFPDGQVATDRDTLLDSGDPLLEELGKAGKVDKYRSTYLGKLEAGVTRPLNPRFNVLVSTTRVSSDYQQLPQRGGVRECHEARPGFVFCSVDYAGLELRTMAQHAIWDVGWSRMAEALLAKEDVHTSAAATFLGESYAALLPRVKAKEATATSFRSLAKIFNFGKGGGLGAGGMAYHARAKDGVRFCQLAKAAETCGVERVPVRVQGKVKMVCAACVDVSRQYGDRWMQAWPEQRELFSRASRLTYGGQLVDVMIPGANILRGGCGYTQWLNTPFQGLGAVGAKLATWRVSREMYTDRRSPLWGSRLVLMVHDELVAELRADCPNRLHDAAERMAHLMRQAMRETTPDLAGAIEAEPALSRVLSKDAATVRDASGRLRVWEPMERAAA encoded by the coding sequence GTGCCCACCTCCCTCTTCAGCTTCGACACCGAGACGCACCTGATTCAACCCGGCCTCCTCGCCCCGCCGCTCGTCTGCGCATCCATCGCGCACGCGGCACCGGGCAGTGAGCGCCTTCTCTCCGCAGCCCAGACGCGAGACTGGTTCCGGGCGGTCCTCTCCTCCCCAGACGTCCACCTCACGGGCGCGAACCTCGCCTACGACCTGGGCGTCATGTGCGCGGACGACGCGCGGCTCGTGGACGCCGTCTTCGACGCGGCCGACGCCGGGCGCCTGCATGACGTCGCCATCCGCGAGGCCCTCCTGGACATCGCCCGAGGCCTCCACGGCGTGGACCCGGAGACGGGTCGCCCTCTGGACGACGACGAGGGAGCCCGCTACCCGCTGGCCCTCCTGGTGAAGCGCCACCTGGGCCTCGACATCAGCGTGGAGAAGAAGGCCCCAGACGCATGGCGCTTGCGGTACGCGCAGCTCGACGGCGTCCCCCTGGAGGAGTGGCCCCTCGCCGCCGTGGACTACCCGAAGCGCGACGCCCGCTTCACGCTCGACGTCCACCACGCCCAGGAGCGCGCCGCCACCGACATCCCCAATGGCGGCAACCTCCACGCGGAAGGGCACCAGGTCCGCGCCGCCCTGGCGCTGCACTTCGCCTCCCTCTGGGGCCTGCGCACCCACGGCGGGCGTGTCGCCGAGCTGCGCCAGCGCGTGGAGGCGGAGTGGAGTGCCAACCGCGCCCGCTTCCTCGCGGCGGGCATCTTCCGGCCCGACGGCACCAAGGACTCGAAGCGCCTCTCCGCCCTCGTGTCCGCCGCCTACAGCGGCCTGCCGCCCGTCACCTCGCCCACGGAGCGCTTCCCGGACGGGCAGGTGGCCACCGACAGGGACACGCTCCTCGACTCGGGGGACCCGCTGCTGGAGGAGCTGGGCAAGGCCGGCAAGGTGGACAAGTACCGCTCCACCTACCTGGGCAAGCTGGAGGCCGGCGTCACGCGCCCCCTCAACCCACGCTTCAACGTGCTGGTGTCCACGACGCGCGTCTCCAGCGATTACCAGCAGCTGCCCCAGCGCGGCGGCGTCCGCGAGTGCCACGAGGCCCGCCCCGGCTTCGTCTTCTGCTCCGTGGACTACGCCGGCCTGGAGCTGCGCACCATGGCCCAGCACGCAATCTGGGACGTGGGTTGGTCGCGCATGGCCGAGGCCCTGCTGGCGAAGGAGGACGTCCACACCTCCGCCGCCGCCACCTTCCTCGGGGAGAGCTACGCGGCCCTGCTGCCTCGCGTGAAGGCGAAGGAGGCCACCGCCACGTCCTTCCGCTCCCTCGCGAAAATCTTCAACTTCGGCAAGGGCGGCGGGCTGGGCGCGGGCGGCATGGCCTACCACGCGCGGGCGAAGGACGGCGTCCGGTTCTGCCAACTGGCGAAGGCTGCGGAGACATGCGGAGTCGAGCGCGTGCCGGTGCGCGTCCAGGGCAAGGTGAAGATGGTGTGCGCCGCGTGCGTGGACGTCTCCAGGCAGTACGGCGACAGGTGGATGCAGGCATGGCCTGAGCAGCGGGAGCTGTTCTCCCGCGCCAGTCGCCTTACCTACGGAGGGCAACTGGTGGACGTGATGATTCCCGGGGCCAACATCCTCCGGGGCGGGTGTGGCTACACGCAGTGGCTCAACACCCCCTTCCAAGGCCTGGGCGCCGTGGGCGCGAAGCTGGCGACGTGGCGCGTGTCCCGGGAGATGTACACGGACAGGCGCTCCCCCCTCTGGGGCTCGCGACTCGTCCTCATGGTGCATGACGAGTTGGTGGCGGAGCTGCGCGCAGACTGTCCCAACCGCCTCCACGACGCGGCCGAGCGCATGGCGCACCTCATGCGGCAGGCCATGAGGGAGACAACGCCGGACCTCGCGGGCGCCATCGAGGCCGAGCCCGCCCTCTCGCGCGTGCTGTCGAAGGACGCGGCGACAGTGCGCGACGCCTCGGGGCGGTTGCGGGTGTGGGAGCCCATGGAGAGGGCCGCCGCGTAA
- a CDS encoding class I SAM-dependent methyltransferase produces MILSVKDAIAHLQARKIMDGTDGTRLKLLARACEEVERMGVPGLFIEAGVANDILPPQGDAMDTLAPGEAVAVAHMGCEGRGPVQACVEQLAQRISPNGMIVFAHYRSSDDRRRLLDEWVVASPEFRVLEANESLIVQRRTRDASLDHATRWANPVNVQGHWTERARRAAVLVTPGASVLDIGAGEMAVRWFLAPPCRYTPSDFVKRSEDCLVADLDSGQFPEGRWDVVMMLGVLEYMHDPEAVLTRIAAAAPRLILSYCCRADTSIAYRRKLDWVNDLTFDGLDALLRHRGWRVEDRWELKRMPAFIEVLMSCSRDGLHPTQ; encoded by the coding sequence ATGATCTTGTCGGTGAAAGATGCGATTGCCCACCTGCAAGCTCGCAAAATCATGGACGGTACCGACGGCACGAGGCTGAAGCTGCTGGCCCGGGCATGCGAAGAGGTAGAGCGCATGGGAGTCCCCGGCCTGTTCATCGAGGCAGGTGTCGCCAATGACATCCTCCCACCCCAAGGCGACGCCATGGACACGCTCGCCCCTGGCGAAGCGGTGGCGGTCGCGCACATGGGTTGTGAGGGACGCGGACCTGTCCAGGCGTGCGTGGAGCAACTGGCCCAGCGCATCAGCCCGAACGGGATGATCGTCTTCGCACACTACAGGTCCAGCGATGACCGCCGCCGCCTGCTGGATGAGTGGGTCGTCGCGTCCCCCGAGTTCCGTGTGCTGGAGGCCAACGAATCACTGATCGTCCAGCGACGCACTCGCGATGCATCGCTGGACCACGCTACGCGGTGGGCAAACCCAGTCAACGTACAGGGGCACTGGACCGAGCGCGCGCGGCGAGCCGCAGTGTTGGTGACACCGGGCGCCAGTGTGCTCGACATCGGCGCCGGTGAGATGGCCGTGCGGTGGTTCCTGGCGCCCCCATGCCGCTACACTCCTTCGGACTTCGTCAAGCGAAGCGAGGACTGCCTCGTCGCTGACCTCGACTCCGGTCAGTTCCCGGAGGGTCGCTGGGACGTGGTGATGATGCTCGGCGTACTGGAGTACATGCACGACCCGGAGGCCGTGCTGACCCGCATCGCCGCCGCCGCTCCCCGGCTCATCCTGTCGTACTGCTGCCGCGCGGACACGTCGATTGCCTATCGACGCAAGCTCGACTGGGTCAACGACCTCACCTTTGACGGTCTCGACGCACTGCTACGGCACAGAGGGTGGCGCGTTGAGGACCGATGGGAACTCAAGCGCATGCCTGCCTTCATCGAAGTCCTCATGTCCTGTTCACGTGACGGGCTCCACCCGACGCAGTAA
- a CDS encoding ubiquitin-like small modifier protein 1, which produces MATVRIPTTLRGYTQNHSDVSAQGATVGEVLRDLEKHYPGIGARLLDEKGSVRRYVNVFHNDEDIRFLQALATPVKETDRLTIVPAIAGG; this is translated from the coding sequence ATGGCCACTGTCCGCATCCCCACCACCCTGCGAGGCTATACCCAGAACCACAGCGACGTGTCCGCTCAGGGTGCCACGGTGGGCGAGGTGCTCCGCGACCTGGAGAAGCACTACCCCGGCATCGGCGCTCGCCTGCTCGATGAAAAGGGAAGCGTGCGCCGCTACGTGAACGTCTTCCACAACGACGAGGACATCCGGTTCCTCCAGGCACTGGCCACTCCAGTGAAGGAGACCGACCGCCTCACCATCGTCCCCGCCATCGCTGGCGGATAG
- a CDS encoding RecB family exonuclease — MSPAPETPESRAVEDGVLHHLSVSQLRRFALCERAWFFSKVLRLPERPSKAREVGTSTHAQLEHYLRTGEDVLGPIAAAGKHLLPAPGVDLLVEEHFGQPSPLFADGVPLAGYIDLVNPRRLAEGVLRVTDHKTTSSIARYAATPEQFASAAHDAGIQMVGYGYWAVLAAERFPGLKRLELEHLYFQTRGAREARSVVATISAEHVRNEWLAHIEPLARRMRDVARATSPNQVKPSWSACQKYGGCSFQAQCLNAQSQGKPPMSLVNRLTKSATSTMPSAPAPTPAPAAPEQELAAVLPPDAPKSDPALASAPASDEAPRRKRRTKAEMEAARGLSLFVDCVPNCPAEPLAGYVGRMAAKIEQECGVVDIRVAPNDSPLAYGKWKGVLAATIRAEPPEPGTYAALGVAGSELMQVAVEALEPLCGAGHFVRGVR; from the coding sequence GTGAGTCCAGCCCCCGAAACACCGGAGTCCCGCGCCGTTGAAGACGGCGTCCTCCACCACCTGTCCGTCTCGCAGTTGCGGAGGTTCGCACTCTGCGAGCGCGCGTGGTTCTTCTCCAAGGTGCTCCGACTTCCCGAGCGGCCCTCCAAGGCTCGGGAAGTCGGCACCTCCACGCATGCACAGTTGGAGCACTACCTGCGCACGGGCGAGGACGTGTTGGGGCCCATCGCGGCGGCCGGCAAGCACCTGCTGCCCGCGCCGGGGGTGGACCTGCTGGTGGAGGAGCACTTCGGCCAGCCGTCGCCCCTCTTCGCGGACGGAGTCCCACTCGCCGGATACATCGACCTCGTCAACCCGCGACGCCTCGCCGAGGGCGTGCTGCGCGTCACGGACCACAAGACGACGTCCTCCATCGCTCGCTACGCCGCGACGCCCGAGCAGTTCGCCTCCGCCGCTCATGACGCCGGTATCCAGATGGTGGGCTATGGCTACTGGGCTGTCCTCGCCGCCGAGCGCTTCCCGGGACTGAAGCGGCTGGAGCTGGAGCACCTCTACTTCCAGACGCGCGGTGCGCGGGAGGCCCGCTCCGTCGTTGCCACCATCAGCGCCGAGCACGTCCGCAACGAGTGGCTCGCACACATCGAACCGCTGGCGCGCCGAATGCGCGACGTCGCGCGAGCCACGTCCCCCAACCAGGTGAAGCCCAGTTGGAGCGCCTGCCAGAAGTACGGCGGGTGCTCCTTCCAAGCGCAGTGCCTCAACGCGCAGTCCCAAGGAAAGCCGCCCATGTCCCTCGTCAACCGCCTTACGAAGTCCGCCACGTCCACCATGCCGTCCGCGCCCGCGCCCACGCCGGCCCCGGCCGCTCCCGAGCAGGAGCTGGCCGCCGTGCTGCCGCCCGATGCGCCCAAGAGCGATCCGGCGCTCGCGTCCGCGCCGGCCAGCGACGAGGCCCCACGCCGCAAGCGACGGACGAAGGCGGAGATGGAGGCCGCACGCGGCCTGTCCCTGTTCGTGGACTGCGTGCCCAACTGCCCCGCCGAGCCGCTGGCCGGTTACGTCGGCCGCATGGCCGCGAAGATTGAGCAGGAGTGCGGCGTCGTGGACATCCGCGTCGCTCCCAACGACTCGCCCCTGGCCTACGGGAAGTGGAAGGGAGTCTTGGCCGCCACCATCCGCGCCGAGCCTCCCGAGCCCGGCACCTACGCCGCGCTGGGCGTGGCCGGTAGCGAGTTGATGCAGGTGGCCGTGGAGGCCCTGGAGCCTCTCTGCGGCGCGGGACACTTCGTCCGGGGCGTCCGGTAG
- a CDS encoding helicase, which produces MGLLQRFGVTPRPSTPQDGASVAVDFSRTGRSPVGWSSDLSRILALPRRDLATSYAAADLEALESQLRAPPGPCSCAPRPCPSRLRRVQALALLEASRVGGLLGPIGTGHGKELTTFLMPMAMPACRVACLFIPASLLSQFNAEWDYYGAHWRLPNLAGGRWFRPGLPVLHVITYNKLSSQEATDLLERIRPDLVILNEAHNLKDPKASRTGRFLRYFEKRPETRLVALSGTFASKSIKDYAHLSRLALREGSPLPLAHHVVEEWGTALDPGKVVAPSGALERLCEPEEHVREGFRRRRNDTRGVVATDESALDKPLIIRPRYPGPVPTELLALIELAHGGERPDGEQFQEQLQAMACARQLSAGFYHRWRYPRGEPPELIEEWFAKRKAWNKEVWEELKGERREHLDSPGLLTKAAIRAHMVPPYEGDKPVWQAATWTDWAEIHDAVQPEPQAVWVSDFLVQDAAEWARTQVGIVWVEFPELGERIARAAGVPFYGGGRAASEAILQESGRRSIVASIKAHATGKNLQQLCRNLVVTPPSDGALWEQLLARTHRPGQQAARVEVEVCLHTQDYVEAFATAQVRALFIQQTDGQPQKLLCLCGNSPTQ; this is translated from the coding sequence GTGGGCCTCCTCCAGCGCTTCGGCGTCACGCCACGGCCGTCCACTCCCCAGGACGGCGCATCCGTCGCGGTGGACTTCTCGCGCACCGGCCGCTCGCCCGTGGGTTGGTCGTCGGACCTCTCGCGCATCCTCGCCCTGCCGCGCCGCGACCTCGCCACGTCCTACGCGGCGGCGGACCTCGAAGCGCTGGAGTCCCAGTTGCGCGCGCCCCCAGGGCCGTGCAGTTGCGCGCCGCGTCCGTGCCCCTCGCGGCTCCGGCGCGTTCAGGCCCTGGCGCTGCTGGAGGCCTCGCGAGTGGGCGGACTGCTCGGGCCCATCGGCACCGGCCACGGGAAGGAGCTGACCACCTTCCTCATGCCCATGGCCATGCCGGCATGCCGTGTGGCCTGCCTCTTCATCCCCGCGAGCCTCCTGTCCCAGTTCAACGCGGAGTGGGACTACTACGGCGCTCACTGGCGCCTTCCCAACCTCGCGGGTGGACGCTGGTTCCGGCCAGGCCTGCCGGTGCTGCACGTCATCACCTACAACAAGCTTTCCAGCCAGGAAGCGACGGACCTGCTGGAGCGCATCCGCCCGGACCTCGTCATTCTCAACGAGGCGCACAACCTCAAGGACCCGAAGGCCTCTCGCACCGGGCGATTCCTCCGCTACTTCGAGAAGCGCCCGGAGACGCGGCTCGTGGCCTTGTCTGGCACGTTCGCGTCCAAGAGCATCAAGGACTACGCGCACCTGTCGCGGCTGGCGCTGCGCGAGGGCTCGCCGCTGCCCCTGGCTCACCACGTCGTGGAGGAGTGGGGCACGGCGCTGGACCCCGGCAAGGTGGTGGCCCCGTCCGGCGCGCTGGAGCGGCTGTGCGAACCCGAGGAGCATGTCCGCGAGGGCTTTCGGCGCCGCCGCAACGACACGCGCGGCGTTGTCGCCACGGACGAGAGCGCCCTGGACAAGCCGCTCATCATCCGCCCGCGCTACCCGGGACCGGTGCCCACCGAATTGCTGGCGCTCATCGAGCTAGCGCACGGTGGCGAGCGACCGGACGGCGAGCAGTTTCAAGAGCAGCTCCAAGCCATGGCATGTGCCCGGCAGCTGTCAGCCGGCTTCTACCACCGCTGGCGCTACCCTCGGGGCGAGCCACCGGAGCTGATCGAGGAGTGGTTCGCGAAGCGGAAGGCCTGGAACAAGGAGGTGTGGGAGGAGCTGAAGGGCGAGCGTCGCGAGCACCTGGACTCGCCTGGCCTACTCACCAAGGCCGCCATACGCGCGCACATGGTGCCGCCCTACGAGGGCGACAAGCCGGTTTGGCAGGCGGCAACGTGGACGGACTGGGCGGAGATTCACGACGCGGTGCAGCCCGAGCCCCAAGCAGTATGGGTGTCGGACTTCCTCGTGCAGGACGCTGCGGAGTGGGCGCGGACCCAGGTGGGAATCGTCTGGGTGGAGTTTCCGGAGTTGGGGGAGCGGATCGCCCGCGCCGCCGGCGTGCCCTTCTACGGCGGGGGGCGCGCGGCGTCTGAGGCCATCCTCCAGGAGAGTGGGCGGCGCTCCATCGTCGCGAGCATCAAGGCCCACGCGACGGGGAAGAACCTCCAGCAACTCTGCCGCAACCTCGTGGTGACGCCTCCCTCGGACGGCGCTCTCTGGGAGCAACTCCTCGCACGCACGCACCGCCCTGGACAACAGGCGGCGCGCGTCGAGGTGGAGGTATGCCTCCACACCCAAGACTACGTCGAGGCATTCGCTACCGCCCAGGTGAGAGCCCTCTTCATCCAGCAGACGGACGGACAACCGCAGAAGCTCCTGTGCCTGTGCGGCAATTCCCCTACTCAATAG
- a CDS encoding MvdC/MvdD family ATP grasp protein → MILLVTDPGDRHAYALEGALRQKGAETFRFHPEDLPLAATLTLYPGVPQESGWLRGERGDLRLDSVRSVWRRTRRPFALPLEWSDLARQYTRVECTESVSGLYLHLRERFWVNPPWRLRHGADNKALQLRVAQESGLETPLSLVTSESSAAQEFFRQCEGHVLRLSLRTHPSGGGAGRPLEEVVSLEQLQDVELFHRAPLLLQQLLPVVARVWVVVVGCQLFAAEAPAGPVGRSRARRAPRLRPHSLPEATGGACLRMMRRLGLASATLELGLVAEARYVFLRLDAQGDWLPLEREARLPVLECLAELLLQGGCERERTADAGGMFPSDA, encoded by the coding sequence ATGATCTTGTTGGTGACCGATCCGGGTGACCGGCACGCGTATGCCCTGGAGGGCGCCCTGCGCCAGAAGGGCGCCGAAACATTCCGGTTCCATCCGGAGGACCTGCCGCTCGCCGCGACGTTGACTCTCTATCCCGGAGTACCCCAGGAGTCGGGATGGCTGAGGGGGGAGCGGGGGGACCTCCGCTTGGATTCGGTCCGCTCGGTGTGGCGGAGGACGCGACGGCCGTTCGCGCTGCCTCTGGAGTGGAGTGACCTCGCGAGGCAATACACCCGGGTGGAGTGCACCGAGAGCGTCTCCGGGCTCTACCTGCACCTGCGCGAGCGGTTCTGGGTGAACCCTCCCTGGCGGCTCAGGCATGGCGCCGACAACAAGGCGCTCCAGCTTCGCGTAGCGCAGGAGAGCGGGCTGGAGACGCCGTTGTCGCTCGTCACGTCCGAGTCGAGCGCCGCGCAGGAGTTCTTCCGTCAGTGTGAAGGCCACGTGCTGCGCCTGAGCCTGCGGACGCATCCGTCAGGCGGGGGCGCGGGAAGGCCGCTGGAAGAAGTGGTCTCCCTGGAGCAGCTCCAGGACGTCGAGCTTTTCCATCGCGCCCCGCTCCTGCTCCAACAACTCCTTCCCGTGGTGGCGAGGGTGTGGGTGGTGGTCGTCGGGTGCCAGCTCTTCGCGGCGGAGGCGCCCGCGGGCCCGGTGGGTCGCTCGCGGGCCCGGCGTGCCCCCAGGTTGCGTCCCCATTCTCTTCCCGAGGCGACAGGCGGGGCCTGCCTGCGAATGATGCGCAGGCTCGGCCTGGCGTCGGCGACGCTCGAGCTGGGCCTGGTGGCGGAGGCCCGGTACGTGTTCCTTCGTCTGGATGCGCAGGGCGACTGGCTCCCGCTGGAGCGAGAGGCCCGCCTTCCGGTGTTGGAGTGTCTGGCGGAGCTGCTCCTCCAGGGAGGGTGCGAGCGTGAGCGCACAGCGGATGCTGGCGGCATGTTTCCCTCGGACGCGTGA